Within Runella rosea, the genomic segment TACGGGATTATTGGTAGGCTTGGCGGGAGCGGTGCTACCGTTGCCTGGTCCACCGTTAAGTTTTGCGGGCCTGTTGTGCCTACACTTTAGCAGTTACGCCGAATTTGGCCAAATTACGCTTTACAGCCTCGGTTTCATCACCTTAGCGGTTACGGTATTGGATTACTACGTTCCCATTTGGGGCGTAAAAAAATTTGGCGGCACAAACTACGGAGCTTGGGGCTCCACCCTTGGTCTTTTGCTTGGGTTCTTTGTTATCCCCGCGTTGGGCATTTTGTTAGGCGCTTTTTTGGGCGCTTTCATCGGAGAGCTCATGGCAGGAATGGAATTCAATAAAGCCCTGAAAGCCGCGCTCGGCTCTTTTCTGGGTTTTGTCACGGGCATATTCATGAAAGTTGTCCTGTGTTTGGTCATGATTGGCTACGCGGTGGCGGCTTTAATTCCTTAGAACGTGTTGTAGGGGCCGGGCTTGCCTCCTCTGCCCTATGACTAGCAAATCAAACAGGCCTAAAACCTGCCCCTCCAATTTTAAAAATTCCTTCATTGCTCAGTGGGGGTATTTAGCTTTCAGGTTGTCTTATTCCTAAACAGCCACGAAAACAAATGCCATTTACGTTCACACGTTCACGTTCACAGTTAGTCTAAATCATTCATCCCAAGCCGTCCATTTACGCTTCGCAGACATTCCTGCGGAAGGGATTTTATTGTTCAAATTTCCGTAAAATCAACAGCACAGCCATGCAAAACAATCATCCATTTACGCAACTTTATCGGAAACAGAGCCTGTTTTTTATAGCTTCGTTCATGCTCCTTCCCTTCATTTATTCTTTACACGCCCAAACCCTCACCCAAACCATCAGAGGCGTTATTTTGGATAAAAATATCCAAACTCCTATCGTAGGCGCTACCGTGGTGTTGGTCGGGTCCACTCCCATCAAGGGCACCATTAGCGACGCCGATGGCAATTTTCAACTAAATCAAGTACCCATCGGGCGCCAAACCCTCAAAATTACGTCGATGGGCTACAAAGAAATGCTCATGAGCAACGTGACGGTCAACGCGGGTAAAGAATTGATTTTAAACATTGGGTTGGAAGAAGACATTACTCAACTTTCCGAAGTAACCGTCAAACCTACTGTCGAAAAAGACAAACCACTCAACGAGATGGCCACCGTCAGCGCGCGGACTTTCTCGGTAGAAGAAACCCAACGCTACGCTGCCGCCATCAATGACCCAGCCCGCATGGCCACGGCCTACGCGGGCGTGGTGTCGGCCGACGACGGCGGCAACAACATTGTTATCCGGGGCAATGCACCCAACGGACTTTTGTGGCGCATGGAAGGCATCGACATTCCCAATCCCAACCACTTTTCGAGCTTAGGCGCGGCGGGCGGCGGAGTCTCCATCTTGAGCGCACAGGTACTGACCAATTCTGATTTTTTGACGGGCGCTTTTCCTGCCGAATACGGCAATGCCCTCTCGGGCGTATTTGACTTGAAATTGCGTAAGGGAAACAACCAAAAGCGCGAGTACACGGTTCAGGCGGGCCTGTTGGGATTGGACGTGGCCGCCGAAGGGCCTTTTTCTAAAAACTACAAAGGCGCTT encodes:
- a CDS encoding DUF456 domain-containing protein; the encoded protein is MDILLLILGCTGLLVGLAGAVLPLPGPPLSFAGLLCLHFSSYAEFGQITLYSLGFITLAVTVLDYYVPIWGVKKFGGTNYGAWGSTLGLLLGFFVIPALGILLGAFLGAFIGELMAGMEFNKALKAALGSFLGFVTGIFMKVVLCLVMIGYAVAALIP